The following are encoded in a window of Kitasatospora fiedleri genomic DNA:
- a CDS encoding ComF family protein yields the protein MTSRSTAHQPESGPAPVLAALLDLLLPARCAGCGSGLTGLCPPCRALLHGAAAGPAGPHRPPPGLPPVHAAARYAGPVRQLLLAHKERGALRLAAPLGTALAAAVRSATGAGAAPLLLVPVPSVRAATRARGHDPTLRLARAAARELRRGGVATLVAPVLRHSRPVADQAGLGAAERHRNLDGALAVPARDARRLAGHRLVLVDDLVTTGASLAEAARALRAAGCPPRAAATVAAAARRDRGGRGRGRAQPG from the coding sequence GTGACCAGCCGCAGTACCGCCCACCAGCCCGAATCCGGTCCGGCCCCGGTCCTCGCCGCCCTGCTCGACCTGCTGCTCCCCGCCCGCTGCGCCGGCTGCGGAAGCGGCCTCACCGGCCTGTGCCCGCCCTGCCGCGCGCTGCTGCACGGCGCCGCCGCCGGGCCGGCCGGGCCGCACCGGCCGCCGCCCGGGCTGCCGCCGGTGCACGCCGCCGCCCGCTACGCCGGGCCGGTGCGCCAACTGCTGCTCGCCCACAAGGAACGCGGCGCGCTCCGGCTGGCCGCCCCGCTGGGCACCGCGCTGGCCGCCGCCGTGCGCTCCGCGACCGGCGCGGGCGCCGCCCCGCTGCTGCTGGTGCCGGTGCCCTCGGTCCGGGCCGCCACCCGGGCCCGCGGCCACGACCCGACGCTGCGGCTGGCCCGGGCCGCGGCCCGCGAACTGCGCCGCGGCGGCGTCGCCACCCTGGTCGCGCCGGTGCTGCGGCACAGCCGCCCGGTGGCCGACCAGGCGGGCCTGGGCGCCGCCGAGCGCCACCGCAACCTGGACGGGGCGCTGGCCGTGCCGGCCCGGGACGCCCGGCGGCTGGCCGGGCACCGGCTGGTGCTGGTGGACGACCTGGTGACCACCGGGGCGAGCCTGGCCGAGGCGGCCCGGGCGCTGCGCGCGGCGGGCTGCCCGCCGCGGGCGGCCGCCACCGTCGCGGCCGCCGCCCGGCGGGACCGGGGAGGCCGGGGCCGCGGGCGGGCTCAGCCCGGGTAG
- a CDS encoding LpqB family beta-propeller domain-containing protein: MRRTDRTADRRALAVGWAVLLATAATGCVSMPSGGAPQRLEVSQNAADALQVHVYPVAPHKGETPRDLLAGFLDSSNADQADYDTAKQYLTAVAAQNWKPDAGVVVLAGAPNSPLGPALGEDATTTELQVRGKQVAALDAKHSYQAHSNDPYEQTFVFVKESDGPNKGEWRISDLPDGLIVDQTNFKNTYKPVHRYFFAQADPSAAHPQTSPVLVPDPIYLRRRIDPLTEAAQATADGPSRWLGPVVTSRLDGVRVLGASVGENRTATVRLEGGDPAACKQMAQQLFQTLADQQSKLDRLDLSMTGGGCSLGSAEAALVAPGVLAGTDNGVAAYIQLDDGRLTRYQDTGLDPVPVPGVLGQAPQPGQFRPGNGAVAVRRDGGAAAVVGADGRDLVEAELGDGAKYGEPLVHSLAPQPGQGLASPSWDGRQDLWLVDRDPAAPKVLMVRGRTVVPVQVDGLGGQSVQSLRISSDGTRIALLVRRGDGPTTLLLGLVQHGGTAQQPTARITALRDIAPQLTEVAAVSWGDTDQLVVLGKEADRLQQLHFLGTDGSQSTDSPLQGGESMTALSATEARLPAGPGGPAGSGGPAGSAVLASSERGLSLLKDNQWHEVPTKGKAATAFVYPG; the protein is encoded by the coding sequence GTGCGCAGGACCGACAGGACGGCTGACCGGCGGGCCCTCGCGGTGGGCTGGGCGGTGCTGCTGGCGACCGCCGCCACCGGCTGCGTCTCGATGCCCTCCGGCGGCGCCCCGCAGCGCCTGGAGGTCTCGCAGAACGCCGCCGACGCCCTCCAGGTGCACGTCTACCCCGTCGCCCCGCACAAGGGCGAGACCCCCCGGGACCTGCTGGCCGGCTTCCTGGACTCCTCCAACGCCGACCAGGCCGACTACGACACCGCCAAGCAGTACCTGACCGCCGTCGCGGCCCAGAACTGGAAGCCCGACGCGGGCGTGGTGGTGCTGGCCGGCGCCCCGAACTCGCCCCTCGGCCCGGCCCTCGGGGAGGACGCCACCACCACCGAACTGCAGGTCAGGGGCAAGCAGGTCGCCGCGCTCGACGCCAAGCACAGCTACCAGGCCCACTCCAACGACCCGTACGAGCAGACCTTCGTCTTCGTGAAGGAGTCCGACGGCCCGAACAAGGGCGAGTGGCGGATCAGCGACCTGCCCGACGGCCTGATCGTCGACCAGACCAACTTCAAGAACACCTACAAGCCGGTCCACCGCTACTTCTTCGCCCAGGCCGACCCCTCCGCCGCGCACCCGCAGACCTCCCCGGTGCTGGTGCCCGACCCGATCTACCTGCGCCGCCGAATAGACCCGCTCACCGAGGCCGCCCAGGCCACCGCCGACGGGCCCTCGCGCTGGCTCGGCCCGGTGGTGACCTCCAGGCTCGACGGCGTCCGGGTGCTCGGCGCCTCGGTCGGCGAGAACCGGACGGCCACCGTCCGGCTGGAGGGCGGCGACCCGGCCGCCTGCAAGCAGATGGCCCAGCAGCTCTTCCAGACCCTGGCCGACCAGCAGAGCAAACTGGACCGGCTCGACCTGTCGATGACCGGCGGCGGCTGCTCGCTCGGCAGCGCCGAGGCCGCGCTGGTCGCCCCCGGCGTGCTGGCCGGCACCGACAACGGCGTCGCCGCGTACATCCAGCTGGACGACGGCCGGCTCACCCGCTACCAGGACACCGGCCTCGACCCGGTCCCCGTCCCCGGGGTGCTCGGGCAGGCCCCGCAGCCCGGCCAGTTCCGGCCCGGCAACGGCGCCGTCGCGGTCCGCCGGGACGGCGGCGCCGCCGCGGTGGTCGGCGCCGACGGCCGCGACCTGGTCGAGGCCGAGCTTGGCGACGGCGCCAAGTACGGCGAGCCGCTCGTGCACAGCCTCGCCCCCCAGCCCGGTCAGGGCCTGGCCTCGCCCAGCTGGGACGGGCGGCAGGACCTGTGGCTGGTCGACCGCGACCCGGCCGCGCCCAAGGTGCTGATGGTGCGCGGCCGCACCGTCGTCCCGGTGCAGGTCGACGGGCTGGGCGGGCAGAGCGTGCAGTCGCTGCGGATCTCCTCCGACGGCACCCGGATCGCCCTGCTGGTCCGCCGCGGCGACGGCCCGACCACCCTGCTGCTCGGCCTGGTCCAGCACGGCGGCACCGCGCAGCAGCCGACCGCCCGGATCACCGCGCTGCGCGACATCGCGCCGCAGTTGACCGAGGTCGCCGCCGTCTCCTGGGGCGACACCGACCAGCTGGTGGTGCTCGGCAAGGAGGCCGACCGGCTCCAGCAGCTGCACTTCCTGGGCACCGACGGCTCGCAGTCCACCGACTCCCCGCTCCAGGGCGGCGAGTCGATGACCGCGCTGTCCGCGACCGAGGCCCGGCTGCCGGCCGGACCCGGCGGGCCGGCGGGCTCGGGCGGCCCGGCCGGTTCGGCGGTGCTCGCCTCCTCGGAGCGGGGCCTGTCGCTGCTCAAGGACAACCAGTGGCACGAGGTGCCCACCAAGGGGAAGGCCGCCACCGCGTTCGTCTACCCGGGCTGA
- the mtrB gene encoding MtrAB system histidine kinase MtrB, protein MSEARADDSPSEEHSDGEHAVRGDVLSSTTGRPRRRWWAALFAPVVRPFRHPVGRLLALYRRSIQLRVVATTLLLSFVVVLVLGVVVVAQVRTGLLETKQKSAHGQALGGFQIEQDKINEAINLQNKAGATADPTRDQINAWLTKQVSDLASGGAGVYSVIALAPGGQQASASSADLRGARYSGSILPDSITPALRAQVAADQANPQEQQVRLHRAPDSQAKPDDDKGLAIGKQFTGPDGNPYQLYYVFSFYQETSTLNLVIGTLATAGLFLVILLGCIAWVVVRQVVTPVRMAAGISERLAAGHFDERMKVTGTDDIARLGESFNRMANGLQAQIRKLEELSRVQRRFVSDVSHELRTPLTTVRMAADLIYDSREDLDPMAARSAELLQDQLDRFESLLADLLEISRFDAGAAILDAEPVDLRDIVTRVVEAADPLARAKGSAVLIRGAENPVLAEVDGRRIERILRNLVVNALEHGEGRDVVIRLGSAEGAVAVGVRDYGIGLKPGEASRVFHRFWRADPSRVRTTGGTGLGLSIAVEDAHLHGGWLQAWGEPGGGSHFRLTLPRTRGGEISRAPFRLEPEDSRYNRGMSSAGAPYRRTARGTAALSGGESTAVPETPDTDRHAFGSGLGGVLSIGPGLGRPAAAPVSDPSDVTGYGATGAQIVVDRARPTQSAPPAPDGAATDQEGTAGAQDRQDG, encoded by the coding sequence AGCTGCGGGTGGTCGCGACGACACTGCTGCTGTCCTTCGTGGTGGTACTGGTGCTCGGCGTGGTGGTGGTCGCCCAGGTGCGCACCGGCCTGCTGGAGACCAAGCAGAAGTCCGCCCACGGGCAGGCCCTCGGCGGCTTCCAGATCGAGCAGGACAAGATCAACGAAGCGATCAACCTGCAGAACAAGGCCGGCGCCACCGCCGACCCGACCCGCGACCAGATCAACGCCTGGCTGACCAAGCAGGTCTCCGACCTGGCCTCCGGCGGCGCCGGCGTCTACTCGGTGATCGCGCTCGCCCCCGGCGGCCAGCAGGCCAGCGCCTCCAGCGCCGACCTGCGCGGCGCCCGCTACTCCGGCTCGATCCTCCCCGACTCGATCACCCCCGCGCTGCGCGCCCAGGTCGCCGCCGACCAGGCCAACCCGCAGGAGCAGCAGGTCAGGCTGCACCGCGCCCCGGACAGCCAGGCCAAGCCCGACGACGACAAGGGCCTGGCGATCGGCAAGCAGTTCACCGGCCCGGACGGCAACCCGTACCAGCTCTACTACGTCTTCTCCTTCTACCAGGAGACCTCCACCCTCAACCTGGTGATCGGCACCCTGGCCACCGCCGGACTGTTCCTGGTCATCCTGCTCGGCTGCATCGCCTGGGTGGTGGTCCGCCAGGTCGTCACGCCGGTGCGGATGGCCGCCGGGATCTCCGAGCGGCTCGCCGCCGGGCACTTCGACGAGCGGATGAAGGTCACCGGCACCGACGACATCGCCCGCCTCGGCGAATCGTTCAACCGGATGGCCAACGGCCTGCAGGCGCAGATCCGCAAGCTGGAGGAGCTGTCCCGGGTGCAGCGCCGGTTCGTCTCGGACGTCTCGCACGAGCTGCGCACCCCGCTGACCACCGTCCGGATGGCCGCCGACCTGATCTACGACAGCCGCGAGGACCTGGACCCGATGGCGGCCCGCTCCGCCGAGCTGCTCCAGGACCAGCTGGACCGCTTCGAGTCGCTGCTCGCCGACCTGCTGGAGATCAGCCGGTTCGACGCGGGCGCGGCGATCCTGGACGCCGAACCGGTCGACCTGCGGGACATCGTGACCCGGGTGGTGGAGGCCGCCGACCCGCTGGCCCGGGCCAAGGGCAGCGCGGTGCTGATCCGCGGCGCCGAGAACCCGGTGCTCGCCGAGGTCGACGGCCGCCGGATCGAGCGCATCCTGCGCAACCTGGTGGTCAACGCGCTGGAGCACGGCGAGGGCCGGGACGTGGTGATCCGGCTCGGCTCCGCCGAGGGCGCGGTCGCCGTCGGCGTGCGCGACTACGGCATCGGCCTCAAGCCGGGCGAGGCGTCCCGGGTGTTCCACCGCTTCTGGCGGGCCGACCCGTCCCGGGTGCGGACCACCGGCGGCACCGGCCTGGGCCTGTCCATCGCGGTCGAGGACGCCCACCTGCACGGCGGCTGGCTCCAGGCCTGGGGCGAGCCCGGCGGCGGCTCGCACTTCCGGCTGACCCTGCCGCGCACCCGCGGCGGCGAGATCTCCCGGGCCCCGTTCCGGCTGGAGCCGGAGGACTCCCGCTACAACCGCGGGATGTCCTCGGCCGGCGCCCCCTACCGGCGCACCGCGCGCGGCACGGCCGCGCTGTCCGGCGGCGAGTCCACCGCCGTCCCGGAGACCCCGGACACCGACCGGCACGCCTTCGGCTCCGGCCTCGGCGGCGTGCTCAGCATCGGCCCCGGCCTGGGCCGGCCCGCCGCCGCCCCGGTCTCCGACCCGTCGGACGTCACGGGCTACGGCGCCACCGGCGCGCAGATCGTGGTCGACCGGGCCCGGCCGACCCAGTCGGCCCCGCCCGCACCGGACGGCGCCGCCACCGACCAGGAGGGGACCGCCGGTGCGCAGGACCGACAGGACGGCTGA
- the hpf gene encoding ribosome hibernation-promoting factor, HPF/YfiA family: MDIVVKGRKTEVPKRFREHVAEKLEKVQKFDTKAISLDVEVSKEPNPRQADRADRVEITLRSRGPVIRAEASASDPWAALDLASAKLEAQLRKSADRRRVHKGGVNGRTPLSVAAATAALADLPAAEAAPEVDGAARRTVAGSLEVEGDGPLVVREKTHAAAPMSLDQALYAMELVGHDFYLFQEKDSGLPSVVYRRHGYHYGVIHLKEDQAAAADVAGAGGAINGPDEE; the protein is encoded by the coding sequence GTGGACATCGTCGTCAAGGGCCGCAAGACCGAGGTGCCCAAGAGGTTCCGCGAGCACGTGGCCGAGAAGCTGGAGAAGGTCCAGAAGTTCGACACCAAGGCGATCAGCCTGGATGTCGAGGTGTCCAAGGAGCCCAACCCGCGCCAGGCCGACCGCGCCGACCGGGTGGAGATCACCCTCCGCAGCCGGGGCCCGGTGATCCGGGCCGAGGCGTCCGCCAGCGACCCGTGGGCGGCGCTGGACCTCGCCTCCGCGAAGCTGGAGGCGCAGCTGCGCAAGTCCGCCGACCGCCGCCGGGTGCACAAGGGCGGGGTCAACGGGCGGACGCCGCTCAGCGTCGCCGCGGCGACCGCCGCGCTGGCCGACCTGCCCGCCGCCGAGGCGGCCCCGGAGGTCGACGGCGCGGCCCGCCGGACCGTGGCGGGCAGCCTGGAGGTGGAGGGCGACGGGCCGCTGGTGGTCCGCGAGAAGACCCACGCCGCGGCGCCGATGTCGCTGGACCAGGCGCTGTACGCGATGGAGCTGGTGGGCCACGACTTCTACCTCTTCCAGGAGAAGGACAGCGGCCTGCCGAGCGTGGTCTACCGCCGGCACGGCTACCACTACGGCGTGATCCACCTCAAGGAGGACCAGGCCGCCGCCGCGGACGTCGCGGGGGCGGGCGGCGCGATCAACGGGCCCGACGAGGAGTAG